In the genome of Pungitius pungitius chromosome 5, fPunPun2.1, whole genome shotgun sequence, the window GTACTTTTAAGAAAAGGCTACAACCGTGTGTCTGTAATGAGACCTCATCCGGGTGACAAGGTAAGGATCACTCAAAGGTCACACAGACATGAAACCAATAATCAGCCTAAATATGACCAACTGTTGTCAGGTTTTGTCTATTCAGCCGTGGTTGGCTCCCAATAGCCAAATCCCCAATTTGCAAGAGTTTATGCACTCCATTTTTCCTTGAGTCATTACCCTCAAATTTGATGAACAAACTATCTTCAGAACCTTTTACATTTACTCCACTGCTGCACTTGGGGGTTGCACGATATTGGAAAagtttattttctgctgtatatatCTCAAATTGTAGGCTATACTTATACTAAAAGTTCAAGGTGAGAAACTGAcagggaaattaaaaaaatggaaataattcCCCGGTAGGAAATTTACTATTTACATTTTCTCTATTCATTTTCCGGTTCAGTTTCACAAAGTTGAAACCCAAAAGATCCAATGTTTAAGTGTCAATATAGTTTAGTCTGGAGCTccagatttttattatttgaaaccTGAGAATAGTGAAGACACACTCTACTCTACAATGATGAGTGTAGAAGAGTTCATCGGGTTTTGCAATAAATGTTGACATCTGTCTGACTTTTCAAAAGTgctaaaacaccacaaaaacatcttttgctcccccctcccttccaagGACAGTGAGTACAGCACACGGCCCGGTAACTAGAGGTGTCTGAGCGAGTGGTGCACGGTGTAAAGCTGTTCACTAGTGCACTGGAAAAACAACTCTATTAATCTCTTAATAATTTGTAGTAAACAAACTTGTTTTGGTTGCAATAAAAAGTCTCTTgatgcacacactgcacactgtTTTTATAACTTCTCCTAAATGAATGGAGCGGTGTGATCGGAGGGGCCTGTTGATCCCACAACCTGCTTAGTTAAAAAGGCATCTTTGGTAACATACGATACTTTATTGAATATAATTTGCAAAGTTGTGTAAAAATATCAGTGGTGTGGCCCCAATTTACTCAGATTGATGGATTTACTCAGTTTTCGGACTCCTTTTTGTCCATCCTTCAGATGCAAGTAAGTCTCCGAGGTTACTTTGCCCCGCTTGtgaatgagaaaacagcagtGTCATCACTATCAGTCCATCGCAACTCCCCGATCCCCTCGGTGCTGCTGCTCTCGGGGCGTAGCTGAAACACGATAGTCCCTCTGGCATGACCTCACTTTGGGTGGGACAAGGGAGGAGTGGTGGCAGGTTATTTTGTCAGGCTGAGTAGATCCAATGGTCTGTTGGGAGGGCAGTAACGCAGGCGTGTGCACAGGACGGGCGATTCATCACCgcatcatgaaaacaggtctgTTTTGAAATTTCAGGGCAGATGTATGAACTTCACCCACATGAAGTCTCCGTCGCCTCCTCCCCCACGCTACAACCATCACCTGTCTCCCATCTACAACCCTCCCAGCAGGACTCCACCTACGCCACAAGGCAccctcccccccagcccctGCAGCCCTCCATCATCTCCCACGTTCTCCTCTTCCAGCCTTCCACTATTGCCCCCAACACCTCCTTCCACCTGTACCACTGCCTCCCCGCCCacttcccctccccctcacaaGCCCCCTCCCACCTTCGTCCTTCCTCCGATCAGCCTTCAGACGTCCACCCCGCCGATgcttccccccacccctccaccctcttcctccccgacTGGTTGCCTGCCTCCTCTTCCACAGGGACCTCCTCCGGGAcgagcccctccccccgcccgcCCACCACCTCGCCCTGGCCTGTAGAgtcccgggggggggacacgggagACAGTGTAACAGAGAATCCCACCCACGATCAGCACATGACCATCTTTGATTGTACCTGTGAGGACCTGGTGCCACACTCGGCGGGCTGTGGCCTTGTGAAGTGGGCCGCTGAGGACTTGTTTTCGTGGACTTTGTCTACTGTGACTTCTTTACATATTTAGCCAAACAATGCAATTGCACGGACGCACGCATTACACCAGCATGCCTTACAAATGAGGTCAGGCAGGACGGCTTGAAATCATTTTCCTCCTTGGTCCTCAGAGCTGCTTCAGGCCTCGTGGTCCTTTCCACGCGTCCATAAGATTAGACAAATCCTGACCGGCTTGAACCAACGCCTCTTCAAAAAGAAGCATAAAGATCAAGGGACTAAAATATGTGCCCGTGTTACATTTCCTGTAAGGGATGAAAAGACTCATTTTGCAAACGTTAAACATGAAACAGATTTAGGAATTTAAAAGAATCTGATAATCCCAATGTTTGGTTTTCTTGAATGTCGACTAATTGCGtgcttgagtgtttttttttctacgaCATAAATGCATTTGGTATTcatactttttgtttttccatttttgagGTAAGACAAATCATTACTGataaacacatttacacttaGTCAGACACACAGGGAAACAGCAGTGCAACATATTCTTCAGGTGCGTCACTGCTGCCCTTATTCTTTGTGCACATCGgagtaaacaatgttttttttacctttaactATAACTGACCTGACAAAGATGACTGGGATCGCTGCATATGCTCTGTCTATCAATGTGGACACAAATATGTCTGTCAGGGAAAAGCTTTGCACATGGTCTTGCTCATCCACCCACGACCTCTAGCAAAGGAGTTTTATGTAAATAATCATTTTGATACAAATCAGAAATGTTCAGATATCTGTGTTTGGCAAAAAAAGTGGTAGCCAATCGGTTTACTCGACTTAAACAAAATGATCTGGCTTTTTTTTGCACAAGGTGCTTACAGTTCTTGAAAGAATGGAACCTAAAAAGGGTGCAGTTTCATAGAAAGTCAGATGGTTTTATTTACCTTATTAATTAAGGTTAATAGGAAATTGTCCCTTGATGCACTCTGTGAACGCAGTGCAGATTGTAAAGTCACTTTTCACTCTAAGCATATAACTGAAAAGTTGTAACTTTCCATTAATACAGTGCAGCATGTTAACACATTTGTTGGtacattcaaaataaagtaaataatcaACGTGtattaagtttattttttgtctttacaTATTGTTTTTCCAAACGCAATCACCGACCAGTTAAGCAGCGCGGTTGACTTCTTATACATCTTGCTTTCTAAGAATTATTAAAAGCCTGTTAAGATCTGAATGGGTTTAAAGTGCTCCTCCTCTACAAACTCTACAGGATGTCTCCCACATGTCATTTATTATTCAGTATGTTAGGATATAACAATATTCTCATTGAActctagatttatttatttttttacttcacagTAAATTAGACAAATTGCCACTGAAATCACCAGGTTTACACAGTGGGTAAAATGAGTACCTCACTCATTCTATGtgatggaaaaagagagagtgtgCAGAGCATTGCTAACTACTACCAGATGTTCATATGTTGCATAATGTCACATGCATTAATGGCGTGTGATATCTTGGAAGATGTTAGACCATCTAATCCTCAGGAAATGTGGACAGGCTGCAGGAAAGGTGTCCTTGTGCTGAGACATAATTTGAGGATAAATAATGGACAGGAAAGAGTGAAACAATGTGTTGCAGAAAGTGACTTCACATTTGAGGTTGACGGCATGAAGGgagttttttttcaatctggCAGTTGTCAATGATTTCTTGTTgcaaaaactaaatgtaaaatgtcaacGCGTTTCTGCCAGCTTTTGTTTGCACGCTTTCCTAAAAATTAGTGTTTCAACTACAGTGGGCAGAAAACGCTCCGACGGCCTGCTGCATCTGGTTATACCAGCATGCTTCTCTGGGCATTAAATCGTGCAATTTGGAATTTAAGTTGACAATAAACACCATTTGTGTCAGCTGATGCATTAATTAGGCTGATCCCTAATGTCCTAGCAGGCCATAGGATGGAAAGCGCAGGTGTAGGTTGTCACACTAATGGCTCTGACCAGATCAGCGTCATAGTTTTGTACCTGCCAAATGTGACACTGACAACGGAGTCAACGTTATAGTTATTATTCTCATCCCGTCATTTAcctgaaaaaaactaaacaaaactatattcaaGCCATTTAATACCCGATTAGGTCACAGTGGAGGAAACACATGCAAATAGATACGCAATCAACCAGACACCATAAAGCAGCTGTGACGTGTCTGACACGCTGGTGAAGGACTACACTGCAGGACAGACGTCACCAGTGATGCTGCAGATGACGTGCAATCCCGATGCAGGACTACGCAAAAAAATGCTTTTGGTTGGGGTATGGAAGCTGCATTTACTCACCGCTGTGACCATCTTCTGCAATTACTCCAGAGCTGCACTCGAGGCCATTGCTGTGGCCACTCAGTGCAACGACATCCTCCTGAGAATTGCACTTGCTTTCACAAAGTGTATCGCCTTGTACCTCTCGACCATGCTGCGGCTGAACGCGTTCCTCGGGCTGACGCTGGCAGGTGTGCTCATCTCGCGAGAGGGAGTGGACCGACGTCGACGCTCAATCTGCGCCACCTGCGCTTCATCAAACCGCTCCTGTCTTTTGTGCTGTGGAGGACAAACTGCGAGGTGGCTCAAGTCAGCGCTGCGTGCCGTGTCTGCGCTGCGTCGTTGTGCGCGGTGCGTCAGCAGGGCCGTCCCGGTCCTGTCGACGTGGTGCAGAACCTTCACACCCTCAGTCTCCGCTATTATGACTTTGTGTGGATGCATCAGGTCATTGGTGTCCACCTTCCAGACTGCGACTGGTTACGCTACACAAGTACTTGATATCTTTGGGGAGCAATCATTAGTCGTAAACAGACCATGAACGTTTTGTGAATCTGGATTTTAATTGAATGTACATAAACAAGCGATTATAATAGGTTCCAAATGAAAATCTAACTTTTACTGCCTGTTTTTACTCTAATAAAATGTGACCTATTTAATGACCAGTGTGATTTGAACACTATGTTTAGTAAACTGTCAATGTTTTAGCATGTGCATGTACCCACTGTACCTTTGAATAAAAAGGGAAGTTACACAACAATTTATTGCCTTTGTTCATTTCGCGCCTCACTCAAACAGTAAGTCAACAGAAGTTGCAAGGATTCGGTGCAGCGTCCTTTGTTTATTTATCCCTTCAGTCAAGAAATCCAAATATACCGAAAGCATGTATCAGTTACAAAAATACCTATAACATCGTCCAGTTTTCAAAACCTTTTCAGGAGAAGCTTGGGGTGGAAGGTTATTtgcaaaaatcaaaataaagtaaCGCTAACAAAACAACTCTCTCCCAATTCTTGCCTTTGATTTCGAAACAAAGACATTTGGatctcgcacacacactcagagccTGCGTCTGACCTATCTAAAACACACCTCTGAAGTATAATAATTGCAGTAGTGTTGTAATAGACATACTGCCATGAAACTGTATATGCCCCCATTAGGCCttcataccacacacacacactaccaacATCAGTACATGTCTGGATTCAACACAAGATGGacataaaatgtatgttttggtACAACTGCCCAAGCCATTGAAGAGATTTTTGGTTTGATGGTAAATTTCAAATTACAGTAACATTCACATCTTAAATCCAAGAGTAACTTCAATAAcataaaaagaaagtgaaatgtaACAAAGAATAGAATATCAATGGTCCCTTTTAGTGCAGTAATTGTTCTGGCAAAGTGTGGGTTGAGAATTACGTGCAGCTTTTTACCTTAAATAGTAACTTCATCTtgacattttagtttatttaagtTAAACAAGAGATCTGGAAATTAGCAATAAGGTCAGCATAAGAATCACAAAATGTGCACAGATAGCTTTTAGGTAGCAGTATGATGTATAGAGAATGGTAAAAGCAGAAACTACAGTAACAAAACCATCTCCCACTCTTAGTAAACAAGGCCTATTCCCGTTAAATGAGCCCACCAAGACCAGAGTTCAAATACAAAACACTAATAAGCTTCTACAACCCACATGGAGCGATTTTCCAAGCTGTGaatattaacaagcttttgctCCCGAAGCAAGCTGTGTGACAAAAGGACAAGATAGACACAGAGACAACACTAGCAAACCACGCTAGATCACGAAGGAGCGATGGCCTGTGGCTTGGAATGATTAAAGACTGTTGTTTACATTCACGGTTAAGTAAAGACACTTCCAATGATTAGCTGCCAAATAAACAATATTCAAACTAAGCTACAAATCATTGCactaaaaaggaagaaaagaagatccAGTCACCAGTCTGACAGCCCATGAAACATCCCTTACTATCAGTTCTCAGCTTCACAAACCTGCAGCATGATGAAGTCATGTCAGTGCCAGCTCAGAGCAAACTGCTTCTCTAACAATAACATGACAATGATGTCAAAGCTTTCTGGGAAATTTTAAAGTGATATTCAGATAATATGTAACAGTCAGGTGCACAACTGTTGAGGAAAAGGTCGAATTACAAAGAGCCATTacataagattcatagacaatgtttttcttttgggttTCTGCATACGGACGCTCCATCGCTATCTGaacattttgtaatgtttaaatgttacaTCCTTTGCTGGCATGTGATGATTGGGGCCTTTCACTCTACGGTCACAGACTTCGCCAGGTTTCTTGGACAGTCAAcctgtatttaaaaacacaggGAGGTAATTTACTACATTACAAACAACCATGAACAACGCGCTGTATAACAATACGACTGTTGACTTAACGGCATTAATGGGACTATATCACACTTGGCCTGAGGTGGTTAaagccagacacacacaacttaTCGTGAGCACAGCCAGCAATCAGCACGTTTACGATGTCATCTTGAGTAAGAAGTGTTTGCTGATTCTGACATGGCACCAGTGGTTGCTTCAAACCTTCTGTGTCATTTGGATGGGGAGGGTTGTAAAATGTCCGCCATAAGAGACTTATCCCTCAGTCTGTGAGTGTAATCCAATCCACTTTTTGTAAACTATAAGCATTGGTCAGTCACTCCAAGGCCTCTAGTCcttcaaaatgatcataatcGAAAAAAAGATTCAGTTTCTACAACCCCTTTGTGGCACTTTCTTAAAATCCCACTTAAGAGTCAGAGAAAATAAAGATGAGAATAGATGCTCTTGCATGACGTCTATTGTGACTCTATTCCAGTGATCAGTACAAGTTAACTGCAGACAACATCTTTTAGTTACGATGATGACTCCAGATGAAAATGCAGAGATACAAGAGTTCAGTGATGTTTTACTGCATTTTATGGTCTTAGGTGACAGTTGAGCTAATAAATCTCAGCTGGTAAAGCGGTCATGGTTATCAGTTACCGCCGAGCCTGAAGGGCCAGTACTTACGTCGTAACCTCGGAGGACAGCCAGGTGAAAGGAGAGCAGCTGGAGCGGGATGACGCTCAGGACGCCCTGCAGGCAGTCCACACAGTGAGGCACATTGATGGTGCGGCTAGAGTTCTTGGCAGTCTCGAAATCGTCTTTGTCACAGATTACGATGGGGCGGCCCTGTAAATCGAACAAAGAAAAATCGTTTTTCATTAGTCAACCAAAACTGGATCTCTTTGGGTTCTCCACCTCTTAAATCAACATCTGCCACAGATTACTAAAAGCAATGATGTCACACTGGAAAGAGCCCTCCCTTCTATTTAATGAGGTGAAAGATCAGAGGTGTGGCACAGACAAGACTGTGAAAGTGTTCAGTGACTTTAGGGATGCAAACAATGAAGGCACAAAAACTACAACAATGTACTTGTAAAATCAGAGTTCAAATGAATTGACAAAGTCAGTTTCCTGAGCATTAGTCTGCATGGTCAAGTCTGCTCACCACTGCAACAGGATATTTAAGACTTTCAATCAACATCACAACACAGGTCTTACCTGGCGGGCAACAATTTGCTGCAGGGCGTTCTGACATTTGATGTAGGTGTGATCTCTCATGATGATCATGATGACTGGCATGAGTTTATCCACCAGGGCCAGGGGACCATGTTTCAGCTCTCCGGCGAGGATGCCTTCTGAATGCATGTACGTAATTTCCTTGATTTTCTACATGATGAAAAAGAACAACCATGAGTTAAGAAAACCGCTACTTACAATGCAGTCATTAGAGTTTACATTTGTAAAACCCGAAAGACAGAAGCAACACTTCTCTCGTAAGACTTGGAGCTGCTTGGTATTGTGTTATTTGATTAGGGGATAATATGGAGTCAGAGATTATCtataatataaaaaagtaaaacaaatatcAAACAAGTCTTGTGGTCTGGTATTACTTGGAGGCCTCCAGGAACTCGTGGCACTTGTTAAAACGTTGAAAGGAGAACACAGCTGTTTGAAGAGAAAATTGCATTCGCTCACCAGTGCTCCTTCCAGGCAGGTGGCATAATGGTAGCCTCTGCCCATGATCAGAACACTCTTCTGTTGGTACAGCTCTGTCGCCAACTTCTGGATCTCATCATCCAAACTGAGGACCTCTTTAATCAAATCTAAcagaaaaaacagatttaagGATCTGTTTTGAAAAGTGGCAAAGAACATGCAAAATCTTGAATAAAATCCCATGTCAAAAACAATACTGTGGCACATGCTGGAATATGGTCTCAGACTCATGATGGGAATGGGAGTGGCAGAGGAGCCAGACATTCCTCATTAGTCTACTATTAAGGAAATTGCCTCAGAGAAGCACGCAAGAGCACACAGCCTAAAGCGCTATTTTCTACAAATCCCACTCTCATCTCTTAGCATCGTCTTCCAAGCGGATTGTTTGAAcaaacatcaaaaataaaacaagttgcAAGTGTATGGGATCATTGCCGTGATAGCAATTACATTGTAATCTCACACGCTGTTAGAATATCTTGCGCCTTGATTTACCTGGAAGCACTCGCAGGCCCTGGATTATCTCTCGGCGTCTGGGCTGCACGGAAATCCTGTCATCGCACATGAGGAGCGCAAACATGATCAAGGCCACAAACTGGCTGGTGTAGGCCTGCAAAGCACAGACAATCAGATGGGGTTAATAAGGTCACTACAATCAAGTCAGAGTTTTAATAATACAGCTGCCTGATGATCCAGGCATTCATTTCGAATGGCCACAACTACCGCTGGACGTGTTGTGACCCATTTACTATGTGAAGGTAGTTCAACAACAGCCAGTGCTTCTTGTCTCCCTATTATGATAGAAAACCAAAGTCTCCAGCTAATAATCTGCACCAGATGAGAAATGAAGGAGAAGTGGGTTTTAGTTTCATCCCACCAAAGAGCTTCTGATCATTGTGCAAACGTCACTGCGCACAGCCCCAGCGCGTCAGAGAGTGTCTGCGTGCCATCTTCACCGCCCACTCCCTTTCCGATCCTTCATCTTCGAGCACGTTTGGAGACCTTCCATGCCCAATTGAGAAGGATTAAATCAGCGCTTAAGTGAAGTCATTTCACGGGACCCTGCAGACTCCGTAATGGCAGTTCCAAGAACACAGCCATAAAAACCTTTACGCTGTTTTTCCCCCTCTGACAACACGCTAACCACAGTCTATCAGAACTCTGACAGTCTGTACTGGCGGCAGAGATGTGGCTACATTTAATCCACGTAGTAAGGTTTTTAGTGTTCTCGTCACCaacatttgattttttgttATCGGTAACATGCCAATTGCAACTGTGCAAGGATGACCCAACTTATATAAACAGATGAAACAAGGAAAACAATTCTCTAAAACAGACTCGGAAAAACACTCCTCCATTTGGTCAGGTGACCTGCCGGAAGGAATTGCCTTTTGATAGCATTAAAGTGATTTGTCCCCATATATtacattttgaatatgataGCAAgtgtaaaaagttttttttttttagcaaattgATGAATTTGGAGTCACTTCGCAATTGAGTGTAATACATAGATTTGATGAGCAAGGTGGAAGCACTCTGGAGTTGGGTGCTTTTGTGTGGCCCAGCCAGTAAACCATGGCGTCTCTGAGGCGTGCCCCGGGGCTTTGGAGCAGCACTAGAGTCCCCGAGCCAAGCACAGGGGCTGGTCCAGGAAGGGACACTCTTAACTAGCTGTGGCTCCATTACACTCAGTCCAAACTGGCAAAACCTTTTAGTTTTGAGAAAACATCAAATCCTAGCTGCAAGATGAGAAGATCGGGCTTTGTCAACTCCCAAAAGTTTCAGATAGGTGGAAAATATCAGCTTGACGTGGTTTTCATCTGGGTTTCATTCAGTGGTTGTTGAAGTAATTTAAAAGATGATGCAACAAGTTGGTGTACGGTTTCTTCCAAAATAACTTTACAAACTAGGTCTAGAAATTGACAAATTGTTTTTCTCAAGTCAGGAATAAGTTAATTGGCGCATTGCAGGATCTTTAGCAGGATCTGGTAACGTAAATATAAACAGCAGGTGTGCCTGTTTATATCCCATTGAAGCATGTACTGTATGATGAAACTGTAGATATAGCACAGATACTGCAGCTTGCTGATAAACAGGCTCACCTTGGTGCTGGCTACTCCAATCTCAGGCCCTGCATTGATGTGGACTCCACAGTCAGTCTCCCTGGAGATGGAGCTTCCCACTGTGTTGGTGATGCCCACAGTCAGAGCTCCTCTCTCCTTGCAGTAGTGCAGGGCCATGAGGCTGTCAGCAGTCTCGCCTGGAGAATTGGCAGAAATATTCAAaacaacacagtaaaatattgtTGCTTCTTTTGTTTAAGGAACTAGTTTTTGCATAACACCCGCACAGAAAACCCACAACAGAAATATCACGTCACACAAGAGAAGCACAAACATACAGAATACTACAGTAGAACAGATGCAGAAAACTGAACAGTACTGCACAAGTGTTGCTATGCTAAACGCAGACCCAAGATGAGCACAAAAGGAGAacaacaaaatgtcaaatgccAGCCAACCTGATTGGCTGATGAAGAAGCAGACGTCGTCTCTGAAGACGGGAGTGTTCCTGTCCAGGAAGTCACTGGCGAGCTCCACCATGACGGGCAGCTCCGTTAGCTCCTCCAGCACCTGGCGAGTCTGGGAAAGCAACAGAGCACTGTTCAGCGCCATCCTGTTAAAACAAGCCGGGGGAATTTAGAGCAGAGAACGTGCCAGCCCACAACCCTCACACCTGTGTCCACAATACAGACATGAACCCTACTGGTCTGATGGATTGAATGTGGATGGAAAGACAGACATGTCTCTATTATGTCCAtttacaacaaagaaaaaaaagaaagaaaaggggtcGGGTAAGGTGGCTTCTCACCGCCACCCCTGCATGGTAGCTGGTTCCACAGGCAATGAGGATAAGTCGCCGACACCTCTGGATCTCTTTGATGTGGTCCTTCAGTCCACCCAGTATCActgaaaagcaaagcaaacagCCAACTCATCATTAGTTTCCAGCTCATTGAAATGGGCCAAAGAGAATAAGTTTCAGAAACATTTCAGAAAGTGATCTCTGACAAGGAATTTAGCCATTTCACATGTgagaattttaattaatttatctttaaaaagtacaattattGTGGTATGCAGGCAGCAAAAAATATGTATGTGATTAGGAATGCATTAGGGCAACATCCATGATGGGACAAAGAGCAAAGTGCACTTATTGATTTTCTACTACGCCAATCACTGAAAAGTAACCTGTGTTGTTTTCGAAGTTGATTCTCCCCCTCATTGTATTGACCACAGATTCTGGCTGCTCAAATATCTCCTTCTGCATGAAGGAGCTGAAGTTACCTGTGAGGGAAGATAAGATGTCAGGGGAGCATTTTGAACACTGGTACAAAAAATACCGCAAATGCCTTTCAAGAACACTGATGGACTTTTTATGAAGTGCTCCGTCTGAGAAGGGCCTTGTTGACACATTGAGGAAGACAAGAAgagctttaaaatgtttttgtaataaaTAAGGCTTTTCCTGGAAATGTaggtagtcttttttttttgctacattcACATGTTCAGAGCCACAGGGTCCACAAGTCGTTCCTTAgatgaaggaaaacaaacacacgagGGAGATAAGTGTTTTTCCATTAATGATTTGAGCATTTTCAGCCTGCCATTGAAAGCTATTTAGGTCATGCAAAGTAGGTTATCCAGCAGAAAGCCTCCAGAAACTGAGGAGAGAGGCTGCAGAATGACAGGACTACAAAGGAATGTTGGGAGCAGCCAATATCAGTTTACATCTGCCCTCTACTGGACGACTGTGGAAGGGTCAGCGGACAGAGCAGAAATACCAAACTGTCTCCTTCATCTTTCCATTCAAGTTCATCTTTCACATCCATTTTGGATGAACAGTTGACCCCCTGACCCAATTTAGAAGACATTGCAGCAAGCCAataccattttttattttagcataACGTTTTGGTCCACTTTACAACTGGCTACTTGCTACATGCAATTTAAAGAAATCACTTTGAGCTCTGGTAAGTTGTGGTGGCTGTTTCACAACTTTTGGACTACAGAAAATATTACACAGATCAACAATATAAACAATTTTAATAATAGAATAAtgaagttatttaaaaagtttaatacttttatttgCCTTCTAAACTAGTTATTGGAGGCAATTGGATTGGACTGGAAACCACAAGTCTCTCAGTAACTGACTGCACTTTCCAAAACTTGTACCTGTAAAGAATTAGTCTCATACAAGATTTGAGACCCAATCTCTGCAATTAAGCATATATTCCAAAAATGTGGAAACATCTCCTTGGGCAACTCTGTACAAAAAGTGATACACTAAAATGTATACCATACCCtttgtttaattttaaataatgtGCCTACTGCGCTGTATGACAACATAGGCTCAGAAAGGGAAGGTGACCGAGATGAACTCCTGTAACTCGGGTCATTTTAATGACAGTGGATTCAGAAAGGTTGTAACTGGCTTTATGAGAACAAGGAAGGCCTCAGGGATGAACGGTCACAGCCATCTCTGAGAGTCTCCCAATAACAGGGTTTGGGTCTAAATTACAAGGCAGTTCACCAATGATTTATTTGCTAAATGTATGAAAGGCGGTAAATTAATAGATCAAAGGCTGGCCTTCCACTCACCCTTCATGATCTGCTGTAGCTCCATCTGCAGGGTTTGGATGGCGCGAGCTGGATAGTCTCCCGCCGTGCGCTTTATCCTGTGAATGGACAGCCGGCCTTCCCTCACGGCAGCCACATCGTCGTCCTCCAGGAAGATCACCCGATTTGTGTGCTCAATCACTGCGCTGCAGAGACGGACCAGAATCAAACATTTGGTTTATTAGGACTGTACCTGGATCATCATTTTCTAATTCAAATAATTACTATAGTCAAAGGCATGAAAAGTCTTTGGGCGCTGTGGAAAGTAGATGCAGGGATAAAGGGGTCAGCTTACCTAGCATCAGAGGCAAAGTAGTACTCCACAGCTTTCTCATCCACAGGGAACAAGCAGGTGTCCTGGTCCAGCCTGGCTATGGCGCCGCAGCCCTTCTTGTCTTTAGTGGCttcgtggaaaaaaaagaagagaaacaacCTCAGTCACATTTTTTGTAAACTAACATGAGACTCAATCAGATTAAAAACTGAAGCTGTATCTTACCAGAGCTGTACAGCACAGGAATATGATCCGAGGACAGCTTGTGATCACTCCTAACTCCCATCAGCAGGGGACTCCCCCTCCTACAAAGCAACCACTTTATGAACCA includes:
- the LOC119224555 gene encoding glutamine--fructose-6-phosphate aminotransferase [isomerizing] 1, producing MCGIFAYLNYHVPRTRREILEILLKGLHRLEYRGYDSSGVGIDGGNGKDWETNAKSIQLIKQRGKVKALDEEIDKQQDIDLDVEFDVHLGIAHTRWATHGVPSAVNSHPQRSDKNNEFIVIHNGIITNYKDLRKFLESKDYEFESETDTETIAKLVKYMFDNRENDDISFATLVEQTTQLLEGAFALVFKSVHYPGEAVGTRRGSPLLMGVRSDHKLSSDHIPVLYSSATKDKKGCGAIARLDQDTCLFPVDEKAVEYYFASDASAVIEHTNRVIFLEDDDVAAVREGRLSIHRIKRTAGDYPARAIQTLQMELQQIMKGNFSSFMQKEIFEQPESVVNTMRGRINFENNTVILGGLKDHIKEIQRCRRLILIACGTSYHAGVATRQVLEELTELPVMVELASDFLDRNTPVFRDDVCFFISQSGETADSLMALHYCKERGALTVGITNTVGSSISRETDCGVHINAGPEIGVASTKAYTSQFVALIMFALLMCDDRISVQPRRREIIQGLRVLPDLIKEVLSLDDEIQKLATELYQQKSVLIMGRGYHYATCLEGALKIKEITYMHSEGILAGELKHGPLALVDKLMPVIMIIMRDHTYIKCQNALQQIVARQGRPIVICDKDDFETAKNSSRTINVPHCVDCLQGVLSVIPLQLLSFHLAVLRGYDVDCPRNLAKSVTVE